TTTGGTGCTTCTATATATTTTTCAATGAACATATCATCTATACCAAAAGCTTTTTTAGATTCATTTTTAGCGCTTCTGAATGATTCTATAAGTTCATTTTCACTTCTTACTATTCTCATTCCTCTACCGCCACCACCAGCAGCAGCTTTTATCATTACAGGATATCCACACATTTTAGCTATTTCAGTAGCTTCTTCTTCTGAAGATATTGCTCTTTCCACACCTGGTATTACTGGAACCCCAGCATTTTGAGCAACTATTTTTGATTGAATCTTATCACCTAATTGTTCCATCATTTCTGCTTTTGGACCTATGAATTCTATTCCAGCTTCTTCACATCTTCTAGCAAATTCAGAATTTTCAGATAAGAATCCATATCCTGGATGTATAGCATCTACGTGCTTTTTTAATGCAAGACTTATTATTTCATCAATGTTTAAATAAGCTTCAACTGGACCTTTATTTTTTCCAATTAAATATGCTTCATTAGCCTTAGTTCTAAAAAGAGATAATTTATCTTCCTCTGTATATATAGCCACTGTTCTTATGCCAAGTTCATGACATGCTCTAAATATTCTTATTGCTATCTCGCCTCTATTGGCAACTAGTACTCTTTTAAATTTTTTCCCCAATTAAAATACACTCCTTTAATATGTCTTGATTTTTTATTTATAAAGCATGAATTATTTTTTTTGCACAGTAGCTTATCAAAAGCTAATTATGCAATTTTCACAACTCATATGTAGTCATTATATAATTTTTTCATTCAGAATTAATATATTAGATTATAACATATTTCATGCTATTTTACACATATTTTTTATCTTTTCTATTAATTTTTACATGATTTTTATTGTAATATTAATTTATTTTTTTTAAGAATATGAATTATTTTTTTTTTGTTCTTTCATTTTTCTGCAATTCAATTATAATTTATTAAATTAATTTTAAGCCAATTCTGATGTACAATTTGGACATCTTGTTGCATCAATGTGAATTTCACTGTAGCAATGTGGGCATTTTTTCTTGTTTTCAATAGGTTTTTCTTCTTTCTTTTTTGAAAATCTATTAATTTGCTTTATAACTATAAAAATTGAAAAAGCTACTATTAAAAAATCTATTATATTATTTATAAATAAACCATAGTTTATTGTAGAAACACCTGCATTTTTAGCTTCTTGTATAGTTGTATAACTTCCACTTCCTAATGCAAAAAACAAATTAGAAAAATCAACTTTACCCATTAACATACCTACTAAAGGCATTACGATATCATTAACTAAAGATGTAACAATTTTACCAAAAGCCCCACCAATAATAACACCGACTGCTAAATCTACTATATTTCCTTTCATTGCAAATTCCTTAAATTCTTTTAACATATTAATATCGCTCCTCTTAATTGCTTTTATTATCTGTTACTTTAACTCTTTTATTCTTACTATATAATTTCAAATTACATTTTACCATCTTTCTTTATGTTTCGATTATATTTTATCCTTTATTATTTATTTAAGATTAACATAGATTCCAATTTTTTAACTCACTATCAAGCGTAACAAAAACAACTATCGCAAGAATTACAGCCCTTAGTATTGCAACTTGCAAAATAATTTTAAATGAAATAGTGCTACTGAAGTAATTTTAGATCAGTATGAGAATATAGACGCTATATGGGTTTGCATGCTAGGTGTAGTAAATAAAAAGTGAAAGCTTGATTTATTTTAAAATATTAAAATGCTGCAAATTATTCAAATATGGAAATAATTTGCAGCATAGTTTAAAAGTTATTGTACGGCAGAATCTACCGCTGGACTATGAGGCGTAGTTATTTAGTAGATTATAAACGTTTCTCTGAAGATGATATTGCAAGAGGCATTTCTATATTTTATGTTATAATCATAAAAATCACTCTTTACTTATTATTATTAATTTTTATTAAACTTAATAATAATACTTGTAATTCCAATTTTAATATTTATTTACGATATTCATAGTAAGGTAATTCTATTGACACTCCTGTTTTATCAAATTTATAGTTTGTATTTTCTAGAGGATTTATATTTAAGACTAGATTCATTCCAACAGTATAAAGTGCTTGTGCTAATTCGTTAGGATCTTGAATAACAGTACCAGCCATAATATCTTTGCTGATTAAATCTTTTGCTTCTGGTATTCCATCAATTCCAAAAACCGGTATACTTTTAGTATTATCGCCTTTGTTATAACCATATTTTTGTAAAGCTTCAATAGCTCCTATTGCCATAGCATCATTGTTAGAAATTATTACCTCTATTTTATTGCCATATCTTAAAAATAAAGAATCTACATTAAGTTTAGCTAATTCTCTATCCCAATTATATACATTTGACGATACTTCTTCAGTTTCTATTCCTGCATTATTAATTGTCAATATAGAATAGTTAGTTCGGTAATTTGTTGCTTTACTCTCTGGGTCTCCTTTTAACATAATATATTGAAGCTTATTGTCTCTATTCTTATCTATAATATCTTTTTTGGCACGCCATTTATCTACAATAATGTTTCCTTGTAAAATTCCAGATTTCTTAGAATCTGTTGCTATAAAAATAACCTTATCATAATATGTAACACCTTCTGGTATAGTAGATAATTCAAAATTAAATAAAATCAAAGGAATATTTCTTTGTTTGGCTCTAGTAACAATATCTAATACTTCATTTTCATCTTCATTAACCAAATCAATTAATAAAAGATCAAAGTTATCCTTAAACATAGAATCTAAAGCCACATCTTTTATAGCTTCATTATCCATACCATCAAAATAAGTAAACTTTACAGTGCTTTCATTCTCCTTTTGTATATTATCTAGACCTTGTTTAACAAGCGACATATACGGATCATCAAGCTTAAAGAATATTACTCCAACGTTATTTACTTTTCTTGCACTATTAGTCGATAAACATATACTATTATCTACATTATTTGATATTTTATTTATTAATGCAGAAATCATTATAACTAGAATAGTAAACACTAGTATTTTTCTTGCGATCTTCATTTTAACCTCCGTGCTCATATCTTAATATTTACTATTATGTTGCATTAAAAGTATTAAATTTATACTATTATTAAAATATGAAGAGGCTTACAAACATTATCCATCTAGAAATTTATAATGTAATACTACTATAAAATAAAATTAATCTAATTAGTACAATTATTATGTTTCGTAGATAACCCTTAGCAAACTTAATTATTTGAATAAATCAAACAAATACTAAACTCCTTTATTAGTAGGCGTATTCCTTCGACAGCTTAAACATGTCTCAATATAAATTCTGATTATTTAATACTTAAATTAAAATTCAGAACTCTTAAAATTCTTATTGACTTTGCTTTTTATAATCCTTTATTGATACCCCAGTATATTTTTTAAACCAATTACTGAAGTAATTTGGGTCATCAATTCCAATTTTTTTTGAAATTTCATAAGCCTTCGCATTAGGATTCTTTAGCATTTCAATAGCTATTTTCATTTTTGTATTCATAATATACTCCGAAAAATTTTCATTAGTTTTTTCCTTAAATATTCTACTTAAATAACTTGGATTAACATAAAAATATTCGGCCACTAATTTCAAAGATAAATCATGATTAGATATATTTTGAACTATAAACTTTTTTATTTGTTCTATGCTTAAAGCTTTATCTTCATTTTGGGGACTATCACTAAAATTTATTATATTATTAAATGTAACCATTTTTTCTTTAATATTTTTATACTCTTCCTTCTTTAAATGTTCAGCTAAAATTTCCTTTTTCAATTTTAAAACTGAATTTTCCAATTCCTCTTCATCTATCGGTTTAAGTAGAAAATCACTTACGCCTATCTTTATACTCCTTTTTGCATATTCAAATTCATCATAACCTGTAATTACAATTACTTTAATATCCGGATATTTTTCTAGAATACTTTTACTCATATCCAATCCATCTGTTATAGGCATATTAATATCTGTTAAAATAATATCTGGCTTATTTTTATTTATTAAATTTAAGCCTTCTACTGCATTAGAGGCTTCTGCAATTATATCCATTCCAATTTGATTCCAATCAATACAATTCTTTATTAAATTTCTAATTAAATACTCATCGTCAATTATCATAACTTTTATAATGTCATCCATAAATTAATTCACTTCCCCTTTAGAATATTCATTAGGATAATCACATTCCATAAATCAAAAAAATTATTGTGTTATTTTAAGTGAAAATTATATATTTTCACTACATTTATTTCTCATATATATATCGTTTTTTATCTAATTCTTAAATCTAGGCATTTTAATTATTATTTTAGTACCAATATTTTTTTTACTTTTAACAATAAACTCATATTCTTCACCATAAAATATTCTTAATCGTTCTTTTGTAGTTCTTACTCCAATTCCTGTTGTTTTATTCTCAATTATATTTTTTATTTGTAAATCATCCATACCGGATCCATTATCCTCTAATGTTAATACAACTTTTTCTTTTTCGATATGTGTAGAAATTCTTATTTTCCCTTTTTCTTTTTTATCTCTAATACTATAAATGGAATTTTCAACTAATGGCTGTAATACTAGCTTTATTATTTTAAAATTATTACACTTAGAATCTAAATCATACTCAACCTCAAACATATCTTGATATCTTATATTCTGAATTATCAAATAACTTTTTACAGTTTTTATTTCTTCTTCTACAGTTATTATATCTTTTCCGTTATTTAAACTCGTCCTATAAAACTTTCCTAAGGCTTTTATCATTTCATATATTGTTTTATTTTTTCCTAATAAAGCTAAAGAATTAATAGTATCAAAAGTATTATATAAAAAATGAGGTTTTATTTGTGACATTAATAAATTTAATTCTGTTTGTCTTTTTAATTTTTCATCTTGTCTTATTTTATCTAAAAGCAAATTAATTTGAGAAATCATAATATTATAGCCTTTTTTCAGATCTCCCACTTCATCATTATAAGTTTTTATATCAACAATATTAAATTCACCACTTTCAATACCTTTCATTGACTCACAAAGCTTTTTTAGAGGTCTTGTAATGAATTTAGATATTATTATTGACCCAATAACAATTAATATGAAATTTATAACACTAAAATATATAAAGAAATATTTATTATACTTTGTTTGTTCAAGTATTTCATTATATTGCATTACAGTTATTAATTTCCATTTATAATTTGGAGTTTCAAGACTTGATATGAAATAATCTTTTTTATCCACTCTTTCCTCTAAAAATCCTACTTTAGAATCCGAGTAGTTATACCTCTCTATTCTATTTAATATTTCAATACTAACATCTGGTTTTGTTATTAATTCACCCATTTCATTTTTTATAATTAACTTGGTCTCATATTTGTTACTTAACTTTAAACTTAAATTATAAAATGCATTTTCATCTATATTTATAATTAGCATACCAATCTTCTGACCAGTATTTATATCGTTTATTACTCTTATAAGGGATACATAGTTATTTCCATTGCCTTCAAAAAATCCTCCACCATTTAACTTTAAAATATAGCCGCCTTTATTATTTAGCAACTCGTCATACCATTCACAGTTTTTAATTTTTTCAAGTTCAAAATTCTTATAGAAAACATTCTCAGAATAATACTCATTTCCATTATTATCTAATATATATATAGATGATATATTAGAATTAAAGTTCGTGAATTGTATTAGGTAATTACTAATGTCATCATATTCAGATTTTTCATTATAATTCTTTTTCAATGTATTCTGAACGTTATCGCTTGATATAATCATCTTTGATGTATCATTTACATTATCAATTATCATACTAGTGTTAACTTCTGCACTCTCCAAAACCTCAAATGAACTTTGTTTCATCTTTTCTAAACTATATCTAGAATTAATTCTATTATATGTAAAACTAAGTATAACTGTTGAAAGTATGAAAATTATTGAGAAATATATAATAATTTTTATGCTTATTTTTGAATTTAAGTATTTACTTTTCCAATTGCTTAGTCTAAATTTATTATACATATCAATCATATCCTCATTATTCTATATTCTCCATTTGTTTTGCAAAGTCTTCTGGGCTTATTTCCCCTTTAAATAATTGATGTCCCAATTTTTTGTATATACTTCCTTTTTCTTCACCTAAGTAAATATCCTGATATAAACTATATGATGCATCACCTGCTATACTTTCTAATTTCTCGGAAAGATTATTTATGCTACTTTCATCACCATTATACTTCCAAGCTGGTAATCCTGAACCAAATTCAAAATACTTGTTTGATAAAGTTTCAGATATGAATTTTGCTGCATCAACAGCCTCTTTTTTATATTTTGAATTATTACTTATCATCAAATAGTCTACTGCTCCACCCACGAATTCTTTTTTATTTCCATGAGCTCCATTTATTATTGGAAATTCCTTAATAATAATGTTATCATTTACATGAGATTCCGTATCTTTTAATTCTCCTATAAACCAATTTCCTGTATAATACATAGGTATTTCTCCTTGTTTGAATAGAATCTCAGATTCGTCTCTTGTAAGTTCTAAATTCGACTCATTGAAGGCTTTCAGATCTATTAATTCCTTTAATTTATAAGCAGCTTTTAATATTGTGTTTCTTTTATTTGTACCTGTATGAGCATCATTAGGTCCTCCTAGTCCACCCTCTCTCAATGCTAATATATCGTAATAAAACATTCCAGTCCAAGTGTCTTTTTCCCCTACCAATAAAGGTGTTATACCTTTATTTTTAAAAGCCTTAACAGCATCTAAAAATTCATCATAGTTATCTGGTATTTTAATATTAGCTTCATTGAAAAGTTTTGTATTACAATAAAATGTTCCAACTGATAAATCAACTGGTAATCCATATATATTATCTTTATAAGTTACATTATTGAGCATTCCATCATTAATTTTATTTTTTGTACCATCATCAAGATATTCATTAAGGCTTAATACCTTCCCAGATTCTATAAATGGCTTACTAAAACCACCTCCCCAAGAATAAAATATATCCGGTAACTCATTTGTAGCGAAAGCAGTCTTTATTTTCGTTTTATATCTTTCATTTTCTACAGTTTCAATCTTAATTTGGACATTAGGATTATTCTTGTTCCATTCCGCTACTGTTTCTTCAACAATTTTTCCATTAGCCTCTTTTGATGTTTGTGACCATATATGCCACATTGTTAATGTTATCTTTTCTTTATTACCTATATTATTTTTAGAATTTGAAGAGCAACTATTTAAATTAATTAATAGTATTAACATTATAAAAATTGTAAATATTCTTCTCATAATCATCCCTCCTAGAAAATACTAGTACTTAATTATTTAAAGAGTTAATCAAGTATTCAATATACTTATTATCTTTTAAATTAAATCATTGATATTCCTTAACTAAATATTAAACTTGTTAATTATTTCATTCAAGTTTAAAGCTAATTCACTCTGATTTTCTGCATTAATGGCAATCTGTTCTACTTCACAAGTCACTTCATTTATACTACTTAATATATTTCCAGAATTATTTTGAGATTGCTCTATATTAACTACAAAGTTTTTCGTTGTATCGCTTACTTTATTCACATTCACATTTATTTCTTCAACCATAATAGCAATTTTCTCAGACATTGTATTAATAAATTTAGCATCATTTTCATAACTTTTACTAGATTCTATCATAAATTCATAATCCCCATTTACATCCTTTTCTATGTACTGTAAAATACCTTTTGAATTTTCTGACAGATAATCAAATACATTTTTTATTTCCTCTACAATTTTATGAATACCATTTACAGTAGATATAGATTCTTCCGCTAGCTTTCCAACTTCATCTGCAACAACAGAAAAACCTTTTCCAGCTTGTCCTGCTCTGGCAGCTTCTATACTTGCATTTAATGCCAAAAGATTTG
The DNA window shown above is from Clostridium beijerinckii and carries:
- a CDS encoding large conductance mechanosensitive channel protein MscL, which codes for MLKEFKEFAMKGNIVDLAVGVIIGGAFGKIVTSLVNDIVMPLVGMLMGKVDFSNLFFALGSGSYTTIQEAKNAGVSTINYGLFINNIIDFLIVAFSIFIVIKQINRFSKKKEEKPIENKKKCPHCYSEIHIDATRCPNCTSELA
- a CDS encoding galactose ABC transporter substrate-binding protein; this encodes MKIARKILVFTILVIMISALINKISNNVDNSICLSTNSARKVNNVGVIFFKLDDPYMSLVKQGLDNIQKENESTVKFTYFDGMDNEAIKDVALDSMFKDNFDLLLIDLVNEDENEVLDIVTRAKQRNIPLILFNFELSTIPEGVTYYDKVIFIATDSKKSGILQGNIIVDKWRAKKDIIDKNRDNKLQYIMLKGDPESKATNYRTNYSILTINNAGIETEEVSSNVYNWDRELAKLNVDSLFLRYGNKIEVIISNNDAMAIGAIEALQKYGYNKGDNTKSIPVFGIDGIPEAKDLISKDIMAGTVIQDPNELAQALYTVGMNLVLNINPLENTNYKFDKTGVSIELPYYEYRK
- a CDS encoding DNA-binding response regulator, which codes for MDDIIKVMIIDDEYLIRNLIKNCIDWNQIGMDIIAEASNAVEGLNLINKNKPDIILTDINMPITDGLDMSKSILEKYPDIKVIVITGYDEFEYAKRSIKIGVSDFLLKPIDEEELENSVLKLKKEILAEHLKKEEYKNIKEKMVTFNNIINFSDSPQNEDKALSIEQIKKFIVQNISNHDLSLKLVAEYFYVNPSYLSRIFKEKTNENFSEYIMNTKMKIAIEMLKNPNAKAYEISKKIGIDDPNYFSNWFKKYTGVSIKDYKKQSQ
- a CDS encoding sensor histidine kinase yields the protein MYNKFRLSNWKSKYLNSKISIKIIIYFSIIFILSTVILSFTYNRINSRYSLEKMKQSSFEVLESAEVNTSMIIDNVNDTSKMIISSDNVQNTLKKNYNEKSEYDDISNYLIQFTNFNSNISSIYILDNNGNEYYSENVFYKNFELEKIKNCEWYDELLNNKGGYILKLNGGGFFEGNGNNYVSLIRVINDINTGQKIGMLIINIDENAFYNLSLKLSNKYETKLIIKNEMGELITKPDVSIEILNRIERYNYSDSKVGFLEERVDKKDYFISSLETPNYKWKLITVMQYNEILEQTKYNKYFFIYFSVINFILIVIGSIIISKFITRPLKKLCESMKGIESGEFNIVDIKTYNDEVGDLKKGYNIMISQINLLLDKIRQDEKLKRQTELNLLMSQIKPHFLYNTFDTINSLALLGKNKTIYEMIKALGKFYRTSLNNGKDIITVEEEIKTVKSYLIIQNIRYQDMFEVEYDLDSKCNNFKIIKLVLQPLVENSIYSIRDKKEKGKIRISTHIEKEKVVLTLEDNGSGMDDLQIKNIIENKTTGIGVRTTKERLRIFYGEEYEFIVKSKKNIGTKIIIKMPRFKN
- a CDS encoding ABC transporter substrate-binding protein → MRRIFTIFIMLILLINLNSCSSNSKNNIGNKEKITLTMWHIWSQTSKEANGKIVEETVAEWNKNNPNVQIKIETVENERYKTKIKTAFATNELPDIFYSWGGGFSKPFIESGKVLSLNEYLDDGTKNKINDGMLNNVTYKDNIYGLPVDLSVGTFYCNTKLFNEANIKIPDNYDEFLDAVKAFKNKGITPLLVGEKDTWTGMFYYDILALREGGLGGPNDAHTGTNKRNTILKAAYKLKELIDLKAFNESNLELTRDESEILFKQGEIPMYYTGNWFIGELKDTESHVNDNIIIKEFPIINGAHGNKKEFVGGAVDYLMISNNSKYKKEAVDAAKFISETLSNKYFEFGSGLPAWKYNGDESSINNLSEKLESIAGDASYSLYQDIYLGEEKGSIYKKLGHQLFKGEISPEDFAKQMENIE